From a single Nicotiana tabacum cultivar K326 chromosome 8, ASM71507v2, whole genome shotgun sequence genomic region:
- the LOC107767619 gene encoding uncharacterized protein LOC107767619 has translation MNMYAYQQKALVGGCVGVGETVRGGDIISVSNGVVCPKPRRNLSFFNSPSEESIRPCHFLQISNQEMEARDLKAGTELLDIILSKGNYEVDKANFEVTSSPPFFYGGSPPSRAGNPLIQDAQFGNHNFVPILPIPERAVAPSTPPPSSIMSGGGCVRVKFGNKPAPVRIEGFNCRGSCSISAVA, from the exons atgaatatgtACGCTTATCAACAGAAGGCTTTGGTGGGTGGTTGTGTAGGAGTTGGAGAGACAGTGAGAGGAGGAGACATCATCTCTGTGTCAAACGGTGTCGTGTGCCCCAAACCCCGCCGTAATCTTAGCTTTTTCAATTCTCCATCTGAAGAATCAATCAGACCTTGTCATTTTCTGCAAATCAG caATCAAGAAATGGAGGCTCGTGACTTGAAAGCCGGAACTGAACTGCTGGATATCATCCTCAGCAAG GGGAATTATGAAGTTGATAAAGCTAATTTTGAGGTGACTTCATCTCCACCATTCTTTTATGGGGGATCTCCACCTAGCAGGGCTGGGAATCCCCTGATCCAAGATGCTCAGTTTGGCAACCACAATTTTGTCCCTATACTACCAATCCCGGAAAGAGCAGTGGCGCCCTCAACGCCGCCACCCTCCTCCATTATGAGCGGAGGAGGCTGTGTTCGAGTGAAGTTCGGGAACAAGCCAGCTCCTGTGAGGATTGAAGGCTTCAATTGTCGCGGCAGCTGCAGCATCTCAGCTGTAGCTTAG